Genomic DNA from Haloplanus sp. HW8-1:
AGGGTGACGTGGATGTGTTCGCGCTCGCCGCCGGTGTCGCGCATCCGGTCGTCGTCGCGCTGGATGCGCCGACTCGTGTCGCCCTCGACGTCGTCGCCAGGTTCGAGGACGTAGGACAGGTGCCAGAGGTCGTCGACGTTCTCGGGGACGACCGTCAGCCGGGTCTTCCCCTCCTCGCCGCGACCACGGCTCTGGATTCGCATACTGGAGCCTCGCCGTCCACGGGGACATAGCTTGCCATTCGACCTCGCTTCCTGCCGACCCCTCAGACTGCCGGCTGCTCCGTACTCGTCTCGCCGTCCTCGTCGTGGACCGTCAGCCCGCGGGCGTCCCCCCAGGCGTGACCGACGATGTAGTACGCCGCGACGACGGCGTAGAAGCTCACGAACGCCCCGACGAACGTGCCGACGAACGGAACGACGCTGAGCAGTCCCGTGACGACCCCCGCCCCGAGGACGACGACGAAGCCGAGCAGCCACGCCGTTGCGTAGGTGCCCGAGGTGAGGACGGGGCGCAGGTCGCTGACGGCGAAGCCTGCGCCGAACGATCCCTGTTCCGCGTAGTTGGCGACCGCCGCCGGGACGACGTACGCCGCGAGCAGGCCGACGACGAGCGCCAGCAGCCCGCCGACGAACGTCACGCCGCCAACCAGCAGCCCACTCCGGGGTCCCGGCCCCGCGACCACCGCGGCGATCCCCGCGGTCAGGGCGATCAGCAGGCCGGGGACGATCCCGTAGACGAACGCGATAGCGACGGCGTAGAGGCCGTCGCGCCCGAGATCGCCCCAGTTCGCGAATCGTGGCGGCGTGTCGTCGCCGTGCATCGTCGCTCGCAGGACTCGGACCAGGTAGCCGGCGACGAAGACGACGGGAACGAGCAGGAACCCGAAGAACGTCAACAAGCCGCCGATCAGGACCGTCTTTACCCAGTCGTCGCTCGTCCGCAGGTAGGTGAGTGATTCGTTGATCATGGTACCGAGCAGGACGGCCGATCCGCGTGTTGCTCTGTAACGTATAACGTGCCTGACGGTATTAAAGGTAGCATGTCTGACAGTCACTCGCTCCCGGCTGTTCGGCGGGGACAGCCCTCTCAGTCCGCCGTCACGTCGCGGAGTGCGTCCCGCAGGTAGAGGACTGACTCGTAGCGGTCGGCCTTCTCCCTCGCGAGTGCGGTCAACAGGACGCCGTCCAGTGCGGACGGGAGATCCGCGACGTCGCTCGGGGGTGTCGGGTCCTCGTGCAGGACGCGGTGCATGACCTTGGCCGGCTTGCCCTCGAAGGGTGGTCGGCCCGTGAACAGTTCGTACAGTACGGCGCCGAGCTGGTAGACGTCGGTGATGTCGTCGACCGAGCCGAACTCGTCGTCGAACTGCTCGGGGGCGGCGTACTGGGGGGACAGACCCTCGACGCTCTTCGAGTGTTCCAGCAGGTGTTTCGACAGGCCCCAGTCGGCGACCTTCGGCACGTCCCACGCGTCCTCGACCGAGCGAAACAGGACGTTTTCGGGCTTCAGGTCGAGGTGAGCGACCCCCATCCGGTGGGCATGACGCACGCCTTTGGTAATGCCGAGGGCAGTCCACAACGCCTGCTCGAACGGCAGGTCGCCGGCCCGGGTGCCGAGATGGCCGCCGTCCATGTACTCCATGGCGATCCACGGGAGCGGTTCGGCGCCGTAGTCGACGACGCCCACCACGTGGTCGTGGTCGTCGAGTTTGTCCCACGTTTCCGCCTCCGCCAGCAGTCGCTCCACCGCGTCCGTATGCAGGGTCCCCTGCATCCGGGGGCGCTTGATCGCCAGGGTCACGTCGCCGTCGGGCGTGGGCAGGGTCGCCTTCGTCACGTCGGCGTTGCCACCGCCGCCGATCGGTTCCTCGTCGGTCAGGGCGTCGTAGTCGACGCGAACGTCGGGCGCCCGCGGGATTCGCTCCGGTGGGCCGGGGCGGTCGGCTCCCGGCGCCTCGACGTCGGGACCGTCGTCGGCGGGGGTGGAGACAGCAGTGGTAGTGGTGTCAACGCCGGTAGCGTTTGCCTCCCCCTCCTCGTCGACTTCGGAACGGAGGTGTTCCAGTTCCTCTCTCGGCCACGAAGCGTCGTCTTGCGTATCTTCCCCGTCGTCCCGGATGCGCTCCGGAGCCGCTCGCTCATCGCCGCGGGAGAGGTCCGGGTCGTCGTCGCGTTCGTCACGGTTCCACCACCACAGGCCGGCACCGACAGCGGCGGCGCCCACCCCCGCCCCGGCGACGACCCCCGCGGCGGGGAAGCCACCGTCGGGGTCATCGCCGCTCGACAGTGCCGGTGTCCGCGTCGCCATCGTCGACGTCGGCGTCGGCGTCGGTGTGGACGTCGCCGAGGCTGTCGCCGTTCGTTCGACGAAGAGGGCGACCACGTCGCCGCTCGCCCCGTCGGAGACGCGGATCGTGTAGGTCGCCGGCACGGCGTCGGCCGGCGTTTCGAGGGTCGTCCGCCACCGTCCCGCGTCGTCCCAGTCGGTGACCCGTGCCTCCGAGACGGTCGTCCCTTCGTGATCGTTGAACGCGACCGTGATCGCGTTCCCGTCGAACCAGCGATTCGTCGTCCCTTCCACGACCACCGCCGATCCCACCGGGACGGGGTTGATTCCGATCGCCTCCTCGCCCACGGGATAGACGTTCTCGACGACGGTGTCCGCCCGACGGTGTCGGAACGCCGACGTGTTCATCAGGTCGTCACTCCCCGCCTCGCTGACCGTCGCGTTGACGAGTCGAGCCCTGACCTGATCGCCGGAGAGGTCCGCGGAGAGATCGTCGAGATAGGCTTCGAGCGAGTCGCCACCGTCGCCCCCGCCGATCCACGCGGGGTTCGACCCGTCACCGAGGTTCCCGTCGGCTCCCTCGGAGAGGACGCTCGCGCTGATCCGTCCCTCGCCGACCGAACCGACGGTCACCTCGGTTTCGAACGTCCGGTCAGTCACGGGAGCGACCGTCAGCGACCGACTGCCGTCCTCGCCGCCGACGACGATCGCAACCTCGTCGACGACCCCACCCGTCTCCCCGCTGACCGAGAAGGTGCCGTCCGGGACGGCGACCTGTCCGTCGACGGTGCTGAACGAGGCGGACAGGCTCGGCGTCGCGCCGTCCTGTGCCTCCACGCCCGCGGTACCGGTCACCGCCGTCGCCCCGACGACCATCCCCCCGACTGCTCGCAGCGTCGCCCGCCGCGTCCACGATGCGTCCATCGTACACGAAACTTCGCAGGACCCCGATAAGTGATTCGACGACGCGCCGGTCCCGCCTTCGGCGTCAGTCCGCCACCACGTCCCGCAACCCGTCCCGGAGGTACAGCACGGACTCGTACCGGTCCTGCTTGTCCGTTTCGAGAGCCGTCAGCAACACGTCGTCCAGCGCCGCCGGTACGTCGGCCACCTCGCTCGGGGGCGTCGGATCCTCGTGCAGGACGCGGTGCATCGTTTTCGCGGGCTTTCCCTCGAACGGCGGGGCGCCGGTGAACAGTTCGTACAACACGACACCCAACTGGTAGACGTCGGTGATGTCGTCGACCGAGCCGAACTCGTCGTCGAACTGCTCGGGGGCGGCGTACTGGGGAGAGAGTCCCTCGACGCTCTTCGAGTGTTCCAGCAGGTGTTTCGACAGGCCCCAGTCGGCGACCTTCGGCACGTCCCACGCGTCCTCGACCGACCGGAAGAGGACGTTCGCGGGTTTCAGATCGAGGTGGGCGACCCCGCGGCGGTGGGCGTGACGCACGCCTTTGGTAATGCCGAGGGCAGTCCACAACGCCTGCTCGAAGTCGAGGTCGCCGGCCCGGGTGCCGAGATGGCCGGCGTCCATGTACTCCATGGCGATCCACGGGAGCGGTTCGGCGCCGTAGTCGACGACGCCCACCACGTGGTCGTGGTCGTCGAGTTTGTCCCACGTCTCGGCCTCCGTCAGCAACCGCTCGACCGCGTCCGTGTGGAGCGTCCCCGACATCCGGGGAACCTTGATCGCCAGCGTCACGTCGCCGTCCGGCGTGGGCAGGGTCGCCTTCGTCACGTCGGCGTTGCCACCGCCGCCGATGGGTTCCTCGTCGGTCAGGGCGTCGTAGTCGACGCTCACGTCGGGCGCCCGCGGGATCGACTCGGGTGGCCCGAGACGGTCCCCACCCTCGGACGCCGCCAGCGGGTCCCGCCGTCGTCGATCGGCCGCCTCTCGGCGGGCGTCGAACCCCGCCTCGGCCGCCCGGTCGGTCAGCGCGTCCGCGCGGGCCACCGCCTCCCGGGCGTCGTCGAGGGTCGTCGCCTCGGCTTCGAGGCTGTCGCCGGCGTCGATTGCGCCGGAGGCGGGATCGGGGTTCGTCTCCGCATCGGCGTCGGACACTCCTTCGCCAGCCTCACCCGCCGTCCCGGTACTGCCTCCCTCGTCCGCGTCGGCCCGGAGGCGTTCGACGTCCTCCTCGGGCCACGAAACCCCGTCCGGTTCTCCCTCGTCGCCGTCGTCCCGGATGCGCTCCAGCGCCGTCGGTCGGTCGTCGTCGCGAACGGCGGGCGGTTCGTCCCCGCCACCGTCCCGGCGCCGATGTCGATACCACAGCGCACCCCCGGTGAGCGCGGCGGTCGACCCGAAGGCCGACATGGCGATGACCGGCCACCTGCGTTCGAGGAACAGTTCCGCTCGCGCGTCCGCAACCGGCAGGTCGACGGCCGCGGAGGCGACCCGTTCGCTCCCGGCCTCCAGCGCGTACAGGTGGCCGTCGGCACTCGACACGTAGACGCGCCCGCCGGCGACGGCCGGCGAGCGAAGCCAGTCCCCCGCCTCGAAGCGCCAGCGCTCCGTGCCGTCGGCCGCGTTCAGCGCGTACAGGTGCCGGGTCCCTCCGACGTAGACGGTGCCGTCGACCACCGCGGGCTTCCCGATGATCCCGTCCGTCCCGAACGACCAGCGCTCCGTGCCGTCGGCCGCGCTCAGCGCGCTCACGCCGCCGCCACGCTCGACGTAGACGGTGCCGTCGGCCACCGACGGAGACGGATACCCGCGGTCCGTCTCGACGCTCCACCGCTCGCTCCCGTCGGCGGCATCCAGCGCGTACAGGGGGGACTCGTAGCCGCCGACGTAGACGACGCCGTTCGCCACCGCCGGCGTCCCCACGCCGCTGCCGACGGCGAAGCGCCACCGCTCGCTCCCGTCGGCCGTGGCGAGGGCGTACAGGGTGTCGTCGTCGCTGCCGACGTAGACCGTGTCGCTCGCCACCGCCGGCACCGAACGCACCGTTTCGTCCGTCGGGAAGCGCCACCGCAGGCTCCCGTCGGCGGCGGCGAGTGCGTACACGTCGCTGGCCGATCCCCCGACCAGCACGGTATCGCCGGCGACGGTCGGCCCCGCGGTGATCGAATCGTCGGTCGAAAATCGCCAGCGCTCCGTGCCGTCACCCGCGCTCAGCGCGTACACCCTGTCCCCTCGCCCGACGTAGACGGTGCCGTCGACCACCGCCGGCGACACCACCTCGTCCTCGCCGCCGAAGCGCCAGCGCTCCGTACCGTCGGCCGCGTCGAGCGCCCGTAGCCCGTCCAGGCTCTCGACGTAGACGGTGCCGTCGGCCACCACTGCCGATCCGGGCCCGTCCAGTCCGACCCGCCACGCCTCGCGGACTCCCTCGACGGGACCGGTGTTCCCCGGCACGTTCCCCGTGTTCGCCGCGCCGCCACCGAACTGTGGCCACGACTCGCCGGTCTGGGCCGTGCCGACTCTCGCCGTCCCGGTCACCACTCCTCCGAGGACTGTCCCGCCGATCGTTCGCAACACTCCCCGGCGTGTCCGCCCCTCGGCCATCGATACTGGCACCCTGTCCCACGTCGATAATAAGTCCTCGCCCGCTACTCCTCGACGATACTGCTCCCACCCGGCGGCAGGAACTCCTGAATCCTGTCGGGGCTCGCCACTTTCCGGAGGAACGACTGGTCCGCGAACCGCTCCTTGAACTCCCGGTAACAGCGCTTGGCGGCGTCGTTCTGGGCGAACTTCCCGGGTTCGAGGCGGAGCGTCGTCGCCGCCTTCGGTTCGATCGCCGACGGCGGCCCGCCGATCACCCGCGTCTCCGGTTCACACTGGATCCCCACCGAAACGCTCGCGGAGACGTCACGGAAGTACGTGCGATCGCCCCGGATGACGAACCCGCCTTTCTCGACGTACTCGCCGCTCTCGGGCGTCTTCGACACCTGCTCGGGTTCGACCATGTAGGCGTCGCCGGCGAAGCGGCCGTCCTTCCAGACCGAGGAGTAGGAGACGGCGAACTGCGCGGCCTCGTGCAGACTCGTGTCGGGGAAGTCCACGTCCCGCGCCTTCTCGCTCGGCCCCGTCGCCTTCAGCAGCGTCACCGGGCCGCCGTGGGCCTCCGCGTGGAAAAAGCGGTCGTTGCCGTCCATGTACTTCTTGACGATGGCCTCGTTCTCGTCGGCGTTCCGGCCGCCGATGACGAGAAACCCGTCGCTCGTGTGGAACCAGCGGAAGTCCTCGTACCAGTGTTCCGGCTGCTTGATCGGGACCGACGACATCGAAAGCCAGTCAACGTCGCGTGGTTCCTCGGGTTCGTCCTCGTCCTCGCCGTCCCCGTCGTCGGCCTCCCACTCATCGCGCCGCCGTTCGACCGCCGCCAGATCCTCGCGCGTGTTCTCGATGGCCGACAGCGCCCCCTCCTTTTTTTCTTCGACCCGTTTGGCCTCCTGATACCGCCGGTCAGCGTTTTTCTCGACGCCCATCGAGGGGTCGACCGGCACCTCGGTCCCGTCGAGGTCGACCGTCACCTCGCCCTCGACGGGATCGACGTCCAGGACGGCTTCGGCGGCCGGAATCCCGCGCTCGGCGCCCGTCGCGAACGTCTCCTCGATCTCTTCCCACGGGACGCTCTCCTCGCGGGCCGCCCGCACCGTCGAGATTATCTCGTCGACGAGGTCGTAGTGGGCGTAGAGCGCTTCGGCGCGCTTCCGCTCGGCCGCGGCCTGCTCCTCGAACCCCTCGATGGCCCCTTCCTGTTGTTCGATGATCCGCTGTTGTTTGGCGATTTCGGCCTCGAAATCCGGGCGTTCGGTCCCCGTGGTCTCCTCCTCGGGGTCGCGTTCGAGCCGGTAGAAGTAGTCGTCGAGGGCGGCGTTGAAGGAGTCGAACCCCTCCGCCGCCAGCCCCGAACGCTCCTCCAAGGGGAACGGCGTCGCGTCGACGACGCGGTCGTCCTCGACGTACACCCGTGGGTCGAAGTCGCCCTCGCGGAGCCGGTCGGCCAGACGCCCGATGGCGTCGTAGAGGGCTTCGTACTCGGCCTCGCCGGCGTCGGCGATGTCGAGGGTCTTCTCGACGCCCGCCCGGGAACAGATCTCCTCGCCGTAGAGCCCCCCGAAGTTGAGCTGCGTGGCGAGGGTCCGCACCACGTCCGTGTCGGACTCCTCCATCCGCCGGACGAAGGCGTCGTACCCGACGGTCAGGGGGTCGACCCGCGAGTCCGGAAAGCCGTACTGCGAGCCGGGGGCGACCGTCCGCGATTTCAGCCGGACCGTCTCCAGGCTCCGAACCACCTCGCCGCTCTCGTCGAGGACCGCCGCGTTACCCTGGCCGAACAGTTCCGCGACGACCGTCGTGTCCTCGTCGTCGCGTTCGAACTCGAAGACGAGGATGCGGTCGAACTCGTACTGCTCGACGCCGGCGAAGTCGGCGCCGCTCAGTCGGTTCCGGAGCATCATCGCGAAGTTCGGCGGCCGCCCCGGCGCGTCCGCGACGTGTTCGGGGTCCGCGACGTGGGCGCGTTTCACGTCGCCCACCTCGATCAGCAACTCGACGCGGCCACGGTCGAAATCCCGCATCCGGAACCGCAGCATATCGTCGTCGT
This window encodes:
- a CDS encoding PQQ-binding-like beta-propeller repeat protein; translated protein: MAEGRTRRGVLRTIGGTVLGGVVTGTARVGTAQTGESWPQFGGGAANTGNVPGNTGPVEGVREAWRVGLDGPGSAVVADGTVYVESLDGLRALDAADGTERWRFGGEDEVVSPAVVDGTVYVGRGDRVYALSAGDGTERWRFSTDDSITAGPTVAGDTVLVGGSASDVYALAAADGSLRWRFPTDETVRSVPAVASDTVYVGSDDDTLYALATADGSERWRFAVGSGVGTPAVANGVVYVGGYESPLYALDAADGSERWSVETDRGYPSPSVADGTVYVERGGGVSALSAADGTERWSFGTDGIIGKPAVVDGTVYVGGTRHLYALNAADGTERWRFEAGDWLRSPAVAGGRVYVSSADGHLYALEAGSERVASAAVDLPVADARAELFLERRWPVIAMSAFGSTAALTGGALWYRHRRRDGGGDEPPAVRDDDRPTALERIRDDGDEGEPDGVSWPEEDVERLRADADEGGSTGTAGEAGEGVSDADAETNPDPASGAIDAGDSLEAEATTLDDAREAVARADALTDRAAEAGFDARREAADRRRRDPLAASEGGDRLGPPESIPRAPDVSVDYDALTDEEPIGGGGNADVTKATLPTPDGDVTLAIKVPRMSGTLHTDAVERLLTEAETWDKLDDHDHVVGVVDYGAEPLPWIAMEYMDAGHLGTRAGDLDFEQALWTALGITKGVRHAHRRGVAHLDLKPANVLFRSVEDAWDVPKVADWGLSKHLLEHSKSVEGLSPQYAAPEQFDDEFGSVDDITDVYQLGVVLYELFTGAPPFEGKPAKTMHRVLHEDPTPPSEVADVPAALDDVLLTALETDKQDRYESVLYLRDGLRDVVAD
- a CDS encoding serine/threonine-protein kinase; amino-acid sequence: MDASWTRRATLRAVGGMVVGATAVTGTAGVEAQDGATPSLSASFSTVDGQVAVPDGTFSVSGETGGVVDEVAIVVGGEDGSRSLTVAPVTDRTFETEVTVGSVGEGRISASVLSEGADGNLGDGSNPAWIGGGDGGDSLEAYLDDLSADLSGDQVRARLVNATVSEAGSDDLMNTSAFRHRRADTVVENVYPVGEEAIGINPVPVGSAVVVEGTTNRWFDGNAITVAFNDHEGTTVSEARVTDWDDAGRWRTTLETPADAVPATYTIRVSDGASGDVVALFVERTATASATSTPTPTPTSTMATRTPALSSGDDPDGGFPAAGVVAGAGVGAAAVGAGLWWWNRDERDDDPDLSRGDERAAPERIRDDGEDTQDDASWPREELEHLRSEVDEEGEANATGVDTTTTAVSTPADDGPDVEAPGADRPGPPERIPRAPDVRVDYDALTDEEPIGGGGNADVTKATLPTPDGDVTLAIKRPRMQGTLHTDAVERLLAEAETWDKLDDHDHVVGVVDYGAEPLPWIAMEYMDGGHLGTRAGDLPFEQALWTALGITKGVRHAHRMGVAHLDLKPENVLFRSVEDAWDVPKVADWGLSKHLLEHSKSVEGLSPQYAAPEQFDDEFGSVDDITDVYQLGAVLYELFTGRPPFEGKPAKVMHRVLHEDPTPPSDVADLPSALDGVLLTALAREKADRYESVLYLRDALRDVTAD
- the rqcH gene encoding ribosome rescue protein RqcH — protein: MDAKRELTSVDLAALVTELGRYEGAKVDKVYLYDDDMLRFRMRDFDRGRVELLIEVGDVKRAHVADPEHVADAPGRPPNFAMMLRNRLSGADFAGVEQYEFDRILVFEFERDDEDTTVVAELFGQGNAAVLDESGEVVRSLETVRLKSRTVAPGSQYGFPDSRVDPLTVGYDAFVRRMEESDTDVVRTLATQLNFGGLYGEEICSRAGVEKTLDIADAGEAEYEALYDAIGRLADRLREGDFDPRVYVEDDRVVDATPFPLEERSGLAAEGFDSFNAALDDYFYRLERDPEEETTGTERPDFEAEIAKQQRIIEQQEGAIEGFEEQAAAERKRAEALYAHYDLVDEIISTVRAAREESVPWEEIEETFATGAERGIPAAEAVLDVDPVEGEVTVDLDGTEVPVDPSMGVEKNADRRYQEAKRVEEKKEGALSAIENTREDLAAVERRRDEWEADDGDGEDEDEPEEPRDVDWLSMSSVPIKQPEHWYEDFRWFHTSDGFLVIGGRNADENEAIVKKYMDGNDRFFHAEAHGGPVTLLKATGPSEKARDVDFPDTSLHEAAQFAVSYSSVWKDGRFAGDAYMVEPEQVSKTPESGEYVEKGGFVIRGDRTYFRDVSASVSVGIQCEPETRVIGGPPSAIEPKAATTLRLEPGKFAQNDAAKRCYREFKERFADQSFLRKVASPDRIQEFLPPGGSSIVEE
- a CDS encoding DUF4013 domain-containing protein; this translates as MINESLTYLRTSDDWVKTVLIGGLLTFFGFLLVPVVFVAGYLVRVLRATMHGDDTPPRFANWGDLGRDGLYAVAIAFVYGIVPGLLIALTAGIAAVVAGPGPRSGLLVGGVTFVGGLLALVVGLLAAYVVPAAVANYAEQGSFGAGFAVSDLRPVLTSGTYATAWLLGFVVVLGAGVVTGLLSVVPFVGTFVGAFVSFYAVVAAYYIVGHAWGDARGLTVHDEDGETSTEQPAV